In Fluviispira sanaruensis, a genomic segment contains:
- a CDS encoding helix-turn-helix domain-containing protein — MTKMNFNKNDYDKFQTLDELEKEIFSEDEINDIHARALKRAKARNEMTEAVSKALIQYMASHHLGFNQFKKQLHMSSATLAKILKGNSNLTLDTIAEISEATGLKISLHIG; from the coding sequence ATGACTAAAATGAATTTTAACAAGAATGATTATGACAAATTTCAAACTTTAGATGAGCTTGAAAAAGAAATATTTTCTGAAGATGAAATAAACGACATTCATGCACGTGCTTTAAAAAGAGCAAAAGCTCGAAATGAAATGACTGAAGCCGTTTCTAAAGCGCTTATACAATACATGGCGAGCCATCACCTTGGGTTCAATCAATTCAAAAAACAACTGCATATGAGCTCTGCAACGCTCGCAAAAATTCTAAAAGGCAACTCAAATCTCACATTAGACACCATCGCTGAAATCAGCGAAGCCACAGGTCTGAAAATAAGTCTTCATATTGGCTAA
- a CDS encoding M66 family metalloprotease — protein sequence MISKNVIYFIPVCILTTALYSYNKKNEINFEKKPEKDFIDEKKALNSKVEDSKSKVEDSKSKVEDSKSKVEDSKSKVDESESKSEVPKSKAEAHKSKAEDPKSKAEVPKSTEEGPNTLGEDPKSKAEGPNTLAEGYKSLAEDPKSKAEGFKSIVSVDNGNKLKILGFIDDRPFNNNLDGNDLMGMIEFAQTKTISPTDAIKLIPNRKALLIFTPQKDDQDYITSLKVIAYINGNEIGILDMKTPIDFPKSDQTPDSLNKHEVKYSTKSWSVQLPGSWMKNGLSLTFVNQRKQKGSLKAENLKFSPPTELFLTNFRLAMLSELQPKGEMEKNPHKFALDYFQTIPVAKLKVGTYQPLKISDKIVMPNGIIYDSNNLSSTTGDGHNGDMREEILKNLFGYGINKANSGISSSDSSSKDPQYFKQIQIHRGTGSYQNKSNVIHGWSGGSGLATLFEAEGNEFSHELGHNYELGYYPGGPENYYFNSNSGWGYNADKNKMISTLVWGKNLKDVEENGRVYPRPKWQGFSFNTDPMAGAEINGNISKFTQYTPFTTELIQKNLSTFDIITSDSPTGYKHWDDDLKEMIISASERPIPQQFEVPILTLIGLYDPKGVLPSHMYPGLYGNMGYIYDLQTSNMDKGCWLAITKSDNEIKAFKLNDKQLRDGMMNAYHVNLPTMNITYTKAEISCIINNQNRVLSSIDIAGPSQENENKLPLPVIISDVNDKEEKAFTDKYKKAFLSQFPDIGNNEIQNTDLIQKFADKILFYKKGSNNKYLGYYVFNMIDDKIQNNNSPIFKVFPFSETIFNSKIYSPKYSSHYFLAEDSKVSPTKRRWVNVTSGSVLKIKLTNNQNNSELKIKLKAFINSDEKLFDMESGIYADNFPAKEKLSIKFISVDNPEIIKSAGTYEGVLNLIAKSWYNDTINEPIQIKISSVDGVVSALQM from the coding sequence ATGATTTCTAAAAATGTGATATATTTTATTCCTGTATGCATATTAACAACTGCATTATATAGTTATAATAAGAAAAATGAAATAAATTTTGAAAAAAAACCTGAAAAAGATTTTATTGATGAGAAGAAAGCACTTAATTCCAAAGTAGAAGATTCTAAATCCAAAGTAGAAGATTCTAAATCCAAAGTAGAAGATTCTAAATCCAAAGTAGAAGATTCTAAATCCAAAGTTGATGAATCTGAATCCAAATCTGAAGTCCCCAAGTCCAAAGCAGAAGCTCATAAGTCCAAAGCAGAAGATCCCAAGTCCAAAGCAGAAGTTCCCAAGTCCACAGAAGAAGGTCCTAATACTTTAGGTGAAGATCCCAAGTCCAAAGCAGAAGGTCCTAATACTTTAGCAGAGGGTTATAAATCTTTAGCAGAAGATCCCAAGTCCAAAGCAGAAGGTTTTAAGTCCATAGTTTCAGTAGATAATGGTAATAAGCTTAAAATTCTTGGATTTATAGATGATAGACCTTTCAATAACAATTTGGATGGTAATGATCTAATGGGGATGATTGAATTTGCTCAAACTAAAACAATTTCACCAACAGATGCAATAAAACTGATTCCAAACCGTAAAGCTTTATTAATATTCACACCGCAAAAAGATGATCAAGATTATATAACGAGTTTAAAAGTCATTGCTTACATTAATGGAAATGAAATTGGAATATTGGATATGAAGACTCCAATAGACTTTCCCAAGAGCGATCAGACTCCTGATAGTTTAAATAAACATGAGGTTAAGTATTCAACAAAGTCTTGGAGCGTGCAATTACCAGGATCATGGATGAAAAATGGTCTTTCTTTAACTTTTGTAAATCAAAGAAAACAGAAAGGGAGCTTAAAAGCTGAGAATTTAAAATTTTCTCCGCCAACTGAATTATTTTTAACGAATTTTAGATTAGCCATGTTAAGTGAACTACAGCCTAAAGGGGAAATGGAAAAAAATCCACATAAGTTCGCTTTAGATTATTTTCAAACTATCCCAGTTGCAAAATTAAAAGTTGGTACTTACCAGCCTCTTAAAATATCGGATAAAATTGTAATGCCAAATGGAATTATTTATGATTCTAATAATTTAAGCTCTACGACGGGTGATGGACATAATGGTGATATGAGAGAGGAAATTCTCAAAAACTTATTTGGATATGGAATAAATAAAGCAAACTCAGGTATTTCAAGCTCAGATAGCTCTTCAAAAGATCCTCAGTATTTTAAACAAATCCAAATACATAGGGGGACTGGAAGTTATCAAAATAAAAGTAATGTAATACATGGATGGAGCGGAGGCAGCGGTTTAGCAACTCTCTTTGAAGCAGAAGGTAATGAATTTAGCCACGAACTAGGGCATAATTATGAATTGGGTTATTATCCAGGAGGTCCTGAAAATTATTACTTTAATTCGAATTCTGGATGGGGTTATAATGCCGATAAGAATAAAATGATAAGTACCTTGGTATGGGGAAAAAATTTGAAAGATGTTGAGGAAAATGGGAGAGTATATCCAAGACCTAAATGGCAGGGTTTTTCTTTTAATACTGATCCTATGGCTGGTGCAGAGATAAATGGAAATATTTCTAAATTTACCCAATATACTCCATTTACGACAGAACTTATTCAAAAAAACTTATCTACATTTGACATAATAACGAGTGATAGTCCAACAGGCTATAAACATTGGGATGATGATTTAAAAGAAATGATCATATCTGCTTCTGAGCGCCCTATTCCTCAACAATTTGAAGTGCCTATCTTGACGCTAATTGGTTTATATGACCCAAAGGGTGTGTTGCCCAGTCACATGTATCCAGGGCTATATGGGAATATGGGATATATTTATGATTTACAAACATCTAATATGGATAAAGGATGTTGGTTAGCTATCACTAAGTCAGACAATGAGATCAAAGCATTTAAGCTTAATGATAAGCAATTACGTGATGGAATGATGAATGCTTATCATGTGAACTTACCAACTATGAATATAACATATACTAAAGCTGAAATTTCTTGTATAATTAATAATCAAAATAGAGTATTGTCTTCAATAGATATCGCTGGTCCATCACAAGAAAATGAAAATAAATTGCCTCTTCCAGTTATCATTTCAGATGTTAATGATAAAGAAGAAAAAGCTTTTACTGATAAATATAAAAAAGCTTTTTTAAGTCAATTTCCAGATATTGGTAACAATGAAATTCAGAATACAGATTTAATTCAAAAATTTGCTGATAAAATTCTCTTTTATAAAAAAGGAAGTAACAATAAATATTTAGGTTATTATGTATTTAATATGATAGATGATAAAATTCAAAACAATAACAGCCCTATATTCAAAGTGTTTCCATTTAGTGAAACAATATTTAATTCTAAAATATACAGTCCTAAATATTCTTCTCATTATTTCCTAGCAGAAGATTCTAAAGTAAGTCCAACTAAAAGGCGTTGGGTAAATGTTACTTCAGGCAGTGTTTTAAAAATTAAATTGACTAATAATCAGAACAATTCTGAATTAAAAATTAAATTAAAAGCATTTATAAACAGCGACGAAAAATTGTTTGATATGGAATCAGGTATATATGCTGATAATTTCCCTGCTAAAGAAAAACTATCAATTAAGTTCATTTCTGTAGATAATCCTGAAATTATTAAATCCGCAGGAACTTATGAAGGAGTATTAAATTTAATTGCGAAGAGTTGGTATAATGATACAATTAACGAACCAATCCAAATAAAAATATCATCCGTTGATGGCGTTGTCAGTGCTTTGCAGATGTAA
- the rpsU gene encoding 30S ribosomal protein S21, with translation MPVVKIKEGETFESAMRRFKKQCEKAGILSEIRKREHYEKPSVKIKRKRMAARKRALKKQKKLMS, from the coding sequence ATGCCAGTTGTAAAGATTAAAGAAGGTGAAACCTTTGAAAGCGCGATGCGTCGTTTTAAGAAGCAATGCGAAAAAGCAGGTATTCTCTCTGAAATTCGCAAACGTGAGCACTATGAAAAACCCTCTGTTAAAATTAAGAGAAAACGTATGGCTGCTCGTAAGCGCGCTCTAAAAAAACAAAAGAAACTCATGTCTTAA
- the rpoD gene encoding RNA polymerase sigma factor RpoD — protein sequence MTNSKSKSAVIGSQKRASEHTQSKEKTMNAKPAPQAKKVEKTPAKAQPQAKSAEPSKTVKKENQPLTKKQSVKSSEHVSKDSPEAAQEVKKTPAVKSEKDLKHHVVKPQKEPKEAEKLGEKSSPFKLEKSGKVSDKETSKVPSAAKKSVKLTSPVASAAKGKEEPQAASVPAANVAKGKDEQTASLAAPKQVKIVRAKAEGAGGKTTAAKAASPAKRAVEKSHEYSATEKAQTAEASVAKKSPARKSPAAKIVESAKPADSLKNLDSSKDKKAKPSADKVVLIKKEAKAAVPAVQEIEEKDKKTASASASPAAAANAKKKDAKPDLTKKPTKQAKGKGADSEEEDSFDEAAVDEEIDDFTLDEEEDLLAEVDSESEDPTALPEDDFLAAEEFGADLGGEEEDLDAAGRSNDPVRVYLRKMGQVALLSRDGEVEIAKKIENEENKLLEHLVSLRIGINHMCDVGQKFIDGIIKAKNLVKGFDDEQDQANDEGQSQRVRVLVESFMKLANTAVEIEDKFGLQGLDKLSNHEREILNESRSQMFEIIKEINVNRRIIQQIVTELDTHAKSVSDCMKEINKVKVRTRLDEARLAAYCNNNASRPIEVNFLTERDWENFKNTYISAQNAILSSEQACFLSRSEIAIKYQVINNANRFAEEAKRELIEANLRLVVSIAKKYMNRGLQFLDLIQEGNIGLMKAVEKFEYRRGYKFSTYATWWIRQAITRAIADQARTIRIPVHMIETINKMVRTSRQLVQEMGREPTPEEIAQRMDMSIEKVRKVMKIAREPISLEAPIGEEEDNHYGDFLEDKTHGAPIDIVANQSLSDQTKKVLATLTSREEKVLRMRFGIGEKTDHTLEEVGQSFDVTRERIRQIEAKALRKLRHPSRSKKLKAFIES from the coding sequence ATGACGAATTCCAAGTCAAAGTCAGCAGTCATTGGTAGTCAGAAACGTGCTTCTGAGCATACCCAAAGCAAAGAAAAAACTATGAACGCAAAGCCTGCACCACAGGCAAAAAAAGTAGAAAAGACTCCTGCGAAAGCTCAGCCTCAAGCAAAGTCTGCGGAACCATCTAAGACAGTAAAAAAAGAGAATCAGCCTTTGACTAAAAAACAATCTGTAAAATCATCTGAACATGTTTCTAAAGACTCACCAGAGGCTGCTCAGGAAGTAAAAAAAACTCCTGCAGTCAAATCTGAAAAAGATTTGAAACATCATGTCGTTAAACCCCAAAAAGAGCCTAAAGAGGCAGAAAAACTTGGGGAGAAATCAAGTCCTTTTAAGTTAGAGAAAAGTGGAAAAGTGAGTGATAAAGAAACGAGCAAAGTCCCGTCTGCGGCAAAAAAATCAGTTAAACTAACCTCTCCAGTCGCTTCAGCAGCAAAAGGGAAAGAAGAGCCCCAAGCTGCATCCGTTCCTGCTGCCAATGTGGCAAAAGGCAAGGATGAGCAAACAGCGTCCCTAGCAGCGCCTAAACAAGTCAAAATAGTGCGGGCAAAAGCAGAGGGTGCCGGCGGGAAAACAACTGCTGCAAAAGCAGCAAGCCCAGCGAAAAGGGCCGTTGAAAAGTCTCATGAATACTCGGCAACTGAAAAAGCACAAACCGCAGAAGCAAGCGTGGCTAAAAAAAGCCCTGCGCGAAAATCTCCTGCTGCTAAAATTGTAGAATCAGCTAAGCCTGCAGATTCTTTAAAGAACCTGGACTCTAGCAAAGATAAAAAGGCAAAACCGTCTGCAGATAAAGTTGTTTTGATCAAAAAAGAAGCTAAGGCTGCAGTTCCTGCTGTGCAAGAAATCGAAGAAAAAGACAAAAAAACAGCGTCTGCCAGTGCATCTCCCGCTGCAGCTGCAAATGCCAAAAAGAAAGATGCAAAACCAGATCTCACCAAAAAGCCTACAAAGCAAGCAAAAGGCAAAGGAGCAGATTCCGAAGAGGAAGATTCTTTCGATGAAGCAGCTGTTGATGAAGAAATAGATGACTTTACCCTAGATGAGGAAGAAGATCTTCTCGCAGAAGTCGACTCCGAATCCGAAGACCCAACTGCATTGCCAGAAGATGACTTCTTAGCAGCGGAAGAGTTTGGCGCTGACCTTGGTGGTGAAGAAGAAGATCTCGATGCCGCGGGCCGTAGCAATGACCCCGTGCGTGTCTATCTTAGAAAAATGGGTCAAGTGGCCCTTCTTTCTCGCGATGGCGAAGTTGAAATTGCTAAGAAAATTGAAAATGAAGAAAATAAGCTGCTCGAGCATTTGGTTTCATTGCGCATAGGTATCAACCATATGTGCGATGTGGGGCAGAAATTTATCGACGGTATTATCAAAGCCAAAAACCTGGTTAAAGGTTTTGATGATGAGCAAGATCAAGCCAACGACGAAGGTCAATCGCAACGCGTGCGCGTCCTTGTCGAAAGCTTTATGAAGCTTGCGAACACAGCTGTGGAAATTGAAGATAAATTTGGCTTACAGGGGCTTGATAAACTTTCTAACCATGAACGTGAAATTCTCAATGAATCACGCAGTCAGATGTTTGAAATTATCAAGGAAATCAACGTAAATCGTCGTATTATTCAGCAGATCGTAACAGAGCTCGATACGCATGCAAAGTCTGTCTCTGACTGCATGAAAGAAATCAATAAAGTTAAAGTGAGAACGCGCCTCGATGAAGCTCGTTTGGCCGCTTATTGTAACAACAACGCTTCTCGACCTATCGAAGTGAATTTCTTGACTGAAAGAGATTGGGAAAACTTTAAAAACACTTATATCTCTGCGCAAAACGCAATTTTATCCAGTGAACAAGCATGTTTCTTAAGCAGAAGTGAAATTGCGATAAAGTACCAAGTGATCAACAATGCAAATCGCTTTGCGGAAGAAGCAAAACGTGAGCTGATTGAAGCAAACTTGCGCCTTGTTGTTTCGATTGCTAAAAAATACATGAACCGTGGACTTCAGTTTCTCGATCTTATTCAGGAAGGTAATATTGGCCTGATGAAAGCAGTCGAAAAATTTGAATACCGTCGTGGTTACAAATTCAGTACGTATGCAACGTGGTGGATTCGCCAAGCAATAACACGTGCGATTGCAGACCAAGCACGCACGATCCGTATTCCTGTGCATATGATTGAAACTATTAACAAAATGGTAAGGACTAGCCGTCAGCTTGTTCAGGAAATGGGACGAGAACCCACTCCCGAAGAAATTGCACAACGCATGGACATGAGTATAGAAAAAGTACGTAAGGTGATGAAGATTGCCCGCGAACCTATTTCTCTCGAAGCTCCTATTGGCGAAGAAGAAGACAATCACTACGGAGACTTTTTGGAAGACAAAACCCATGGTGCGCCTATCGATATCGTGGCAAACCAAAGTCTTTCCGACCAAACCAAAAAAGTCTTGGCGACTTTAACTTCTCGTGAAGAAAAAGTATTGCGCATGCGTTTTGGGATCGGTGAAAAGACAGACCACACACTCGAAGAAGTGGGGCAAAGTTTCGACGTAACGCGCGAGCGTATTCGTCAGATTGAGGCCAAGGCTTTGAGAAAGCTACGTCATCCAAGTCGTTCTAAAAAGTTAAAAGCTTTTATAGAAAGCTAA
- a CDS encoding ATP-grasp domain-containing protein has protein sequence MGILIFSNSNNMHIPFGEWLDPIKDELFLICDNTYNVTHTKYKAIKKFSKYDNNDQVLEYAKSIIKEYGVRFIIGKSECDILRCAKLRDEFNIDGQTYKQFLPYRNKIVMKNYLKSHNILIANFCQPKNLNEAITFAENNQFPLILKPIDGSGSFNTIKINCMNDMYNVNSFKNTMLEEFIDGKMYHVDSLYLNDNIVFSSPSVYESGCLEFQSKKSLKSYTLAKIIHFLIGLKNLPVKLLMLYQHIKI, from the coding sequence ATGGGAATTTTAATTTTTAGTAATTCAAATAATATGCATATTCCTTTTGGAGAATGGCTTGATCCAATAAAAGATGAGTTATTTTTAATTTGTGATAATACCTATAATGTAACACATACGAAATATAAAGCAATAAAAAAATTTTCTAAATATGATAATAATGATCAGGTTTTGGAGTATGCAAAATCAATAATTAAAGAATATGGAGTTAGATTCATTATAGGTAAATCAGAATGTGATATATTGCGATGTGCAAAATTAAGAGATGAATTTAATATTGATGGACAAACATATAAACAATTTTTGCCATATAGAAATAAAATTGTAATGAAAAATTATTTGAAATCTCATAATATTTTAATCGCAAATTTTTGTCAACCTAAGAACTTAAATGAAGCTATTACATTTGCAGAAAATAATCAATTTCCTTTAATACTCAAACCAATTGATGGTTCAGGTTCTTTCAATACAATAAAGATAAATTGTATGAACGATATGTATAATGTCAATTCTTTTAAAAATACTATGCTTGAAGAGTTTATAGATGGAAAAATGTATCATGTAGATAGTTTATATTTAAATGATAATATTGTATTTAGTTCTCCATCAGTTTACGAATCTGGATGTCTTGAATTTCAGAGTAAAAAATCGTTAAAAAGTTATACTTTAGCCAAGATAATCCACTTTTTAATAGGCTTAAAGAATTTACCTGTCAAGTTATTAATGCTTTACCAACATATAAAAATATAG
- a CDS encoding CopG family antitoxin: MHKNQLKQYEEKFNAEGDISEFMKDPDFEITTIEFEPKTITVRLSDPLLNYVQSFAKKDNVS; the protein is encoded by the coding sequence ATGCATAAAAATCAGCTAAAACAGTATGAAGAAAAATTTAATGCTGAAGGTGATATAAGTGAGTTTATGAAAGATCCTGATTTTGAGATCACCACAATTGAATTTGAACCTAAAACTATAACCGTTAGATTATCTGATCCATTACTTAATTATGTTCAAAGTTTTGCGAAAAAAGACAATGTATCATAA
- a CDS encoding toprim domain-containing protein, with the protein MRLRKQSIQNIIDSVNLPDHLKRYLEVKRSGSHSVAKCPFHQDTSPSLCIYTDNYHCFACKAHGNLIDYEMHRTGASFREAVQSLAEMYQLPLEYESPSDQGPKSHLSAAFFEKQNKNLMDMEAFFKENLLTFKEKAEKENCAFYLFLINQCKIDFAYSGTIQACRDFVSKRDFGNHKPFDLSERLVFPVYKDSGKVTGFLFSKKIALDSIKNAEDCQQIFTELEQYSPYPKSFLPVLNWQNARSYAAKAKQLFVVTNMNDFLFLAQRNIANTVLCIGDKLDLNLTKTFAKRVPVVTLILDDSKSANAYLWKTFVDNIHIEDISLQIIRFPKMTNGLSAFLMNYDSNGLQNWLGQIKLVLNEVTARVTGSVAQPQRVEEFKKIILPVLNKLENIERRNRILSELSQVFFGSAKEILFQTQSNIRYNLKYKQDNKDAIKEVKKLNSQDIKMVEKVEILPAKDLKKVASEKDFLNKTILFYHKILMSEKGKEAQIYLLERGISHEQIIAWNLGFCPGSNDLSRKVENNFIGCETPLKLGLIKPRLNQGKYFDLFHDRIIIPIYGADGSPVALAGRLFIKNSVLQAKEMPKYINSPESDLFAKSKVLFHFYGALKSIVSYGYVIVVEGYMDCISLVNAGVTNTVAVMGTALTQAHMEILTKVTKRIVLCFDSDNAGQNAAKRSFSVAFPYSGIDIEYMLLPSGKDPDEFIQKFGVERFFKLAEQRIPLLHKICEWLQIESNSQPERFFSLVKEQVLSLVALHPDLSTQNEVLSFLCERYFSNMTVSSLRNEMGKTSFVANRPLLAKEHSVQKSDILDDWPVLNAHEVKFLFTLVHSKFVELPERLRNVAQGLCSGEESDEKYCALALNHQMTAQSFVVFLEFIAIMIENPYVCLLDLESLNSWEFSSHAKLLIAYMTSEAHVLLQFHKEELLKEGLPGNVSMISLKNIWDLKNSGFLRFQLRNVKLSSQRGGLRSFVAETLLHLELEYIDNALRAFSSFHFDNEIDKQFQDLVKERMRRRTKFSNFESFSLQ; encoded by the coding sequence TTGAGGCTTCGCAAGCAATCTATTCAAAATATTATTGATTCTGTCAACTTACCAGACCATCTCAAACGCTACTTAGAGGTTAAGCGTTCGGGCAGTCACTCCGTTGCCAAATGCCCATTTCATCAAGATACTTCCCCAAGCTTATGTATTTATACAGATAATTATCATTGTTTTGCCTGCAAAGCACATGGCAATTTAATCGATTATGAAATGCATAGGACAGGCGCTTCTTTTCGTGAGGCTGTGCAAAGTCTAGCGGAAATGTATCAACTGCCCTTAGAGTATGAAAGCCCAAGCGATCAAGGTCCTAAAAGTCATTTGAGCGCTGCTTTTTTTGAGAAGCAGAATAAAAATTTAATGGATATGGAAGCTTTCTTTAAAGAAAATCTACTAACCTTTAAAGAAAAAGCAGAAAAAGAAAATTGTGCATTCTATTTATTTTTAATAAACCAATGTAAAATTGATTTTGCTTATTCTGGAACAATACAGGCGTGCCGTGATTTTGTAAGTAAAAGAGATTTTGGCAATCATAAACCGTTTGACTTGTCTGAACGTCTGGTCTTTCCTGTTTATAAAGACAGTGGAAAAGTAACAGGTTTTCTTTTTTCAAAGAAAATAGCGCTTGACTCCATTAAAAATGCAGAAGATTGTCAGCAGATATTTACAGAGCTCGAACAATACAGCCCCTATCCTAAGTCTTTTTTACCGGTGTTAAATTGGCAGAATGCGCGTTCCTATGCAGCAAAAGCAAAACAATTATTTGTCGTAACAAATATGAATGATTTTCTTTTTTTAGCACAGAGAAATATTGCAAATACCGTGTTATGTATTGGCGATAAGTTAGATTTAAATTTAACGAAAACCTTTGCTAAAAGAGTTCCTGTTGTTACATTAATTCTCGATGATTCCAAATCTGCCAACGCATATTTATGGAAAACCTTTGTTGATAATATTCATATTGAGGATATTTCTTTACAGATCATAAGATTTCCAAAAATGACAAATGGACTCAGTGCGTTTTTAATGAATTATGATAGCAATGGTCTGCAGAATTGGCTTGGGCAGATAAAATTAGTTTTAAATGAAGTAACCGCACGTGTTACGGGATCGGTTGCTCAACCGCAAAGAGTGGAAGAATTTAAGAAAATTATACTACCCGTTTTAAATAAATTGGAAAATATTGAACGGAGAAATCGAATTCTTAGTGAATTAAGTCAAGTATTTTTTGGTTCGGCGAAAGAAATTTTATTTCAAACGCAAAGTAACATTAGATATAACTTAAAGTATAAACAGGATAATAAAGATGCAATAAAGGAAGTAAAGAAGCTAAACTCTCAAGATATAAAAATGGTTGAGAAAGTAGAGATATTACCTGCGAAAGATTTAAAAAAAGTTGCGAGTGAAAAAGATTTTTTAAATAAAACAATTCTTTTTTACCATAAAATCTTAATGTCCGAGAAAGGCAAGGAAGCGCAGATTTATCTTTTAGAAAGAGGGATCTCGCATGAGCAAATCATTGCGTGGAATTTGGGTTTTTGCCCCGGGAGCAATGATTTATCCCGTAAAGTCGAAAATAATTTTATCGGTTGTGAAACACCATTAAAATTGGGATTGATAAAACCTCGATTGAATCAGGGAAAATATTTCGATCTCTTTCATGATCGCATTATTATTCCAATCTATGGGGCAGATGGATCTCCTGTTGCTTTGGCAGGAAGATTGTTTATAAAAAACTCTGTGTTGCAAGCAAAAGAAATGCCAAAATATATTAATTCACCTGAGTCCGATTTATTTGCAAAATCTAAGGTTTTATTCCATTTTTATGGTGCATTAAAATCGATTGTCAGCTATGGATATGTTATTGTCGTTGAAGGCTATATGGACTGTATTTCATTGGTTAATGCTGGAGTCACCAATACGGTTGCTGTCATGGGAACAGCATTGACTCAAGCGCATATGGAAATCTTAACTAAAGTGACAAAAAGAATTGTCCTATGTTTTGATAGTGATAATGCGGGACAAAATGCTGCAAAAAGATCTTTTTCAGTTGCGTTTCCTTACTCTGGGATAGATATAGAGTATATGCTTTTACCCAGTGGAAAAGACCCAGATGAATTTATCCAAAAATTTGGGGTGGAGCGGTTTTTTAAATTAGCAGAGCAGCGCATACCTTTGTTGCATAAAATTTGCGAATGGCTGCAGATTGAGTCAAACTCTCAACCCGAGCGGTTTTTTAGTTTAGTGAAAGAACAAGTGCTCTCTTTGGTTGCTCTGCATCCTGATCTTTCTACCCAAAATGAAGTCTTGAGCTTTTTGTGTGAAAGATATTTTTCTAATATGACAGTTTCGAGTTTGCGCAATGAAATGGGGAAAACCTCTTTCGTTGCAAATCGACCTCTGCTTGCGAAAGAACACTCTGTTCAGAAATCAGATATTCTTGATGACTGGCCCGTTCTGAATGCTCATGAAGTTAAATTTCTCTTTACCCTTGTGCACTCAAAATTTGTTGAGCTGCCGGAGCGACTCAGAAATGTGGCTCAAGGTCTTTGCAGCGGTGAAGAGAGTGATGAAAAATATTGTGCTTTAGCACTTAATCATCAAATGACTGCGCAAAGTTTTGTAGTTTTTCTTGAATTCATAGCCATAATGATTGAAAATCCTTATGTTTGTTTGCTAGATTTAGAAAGCTTGAATTCTTGGGAATTTTCTTCTCATGCGAAGCTCCTTATTGCTTATATGACTTCGGAAGCGCATGTATTATTACAATTTCATAAGGAGGAATTGTTGAAGGAAGGCTTGCCTGGCAATGTGTCCATGATATCATTAAAAAATATTTGGGATCTAAAAAACTCTGGGTTTTTAAGGTTTCAGCTGCGAAACGTAAAATTATCATCGCAACGCGGTGGATTGAGATCATTTGTTGCAGAGACTTTACTCCACCTTGAACTCGAATATATTGATAACGCTCTTCGGGCATTTTCGAGTTTTCATTTTGATAACGAGATAGATAAGCAATTTCAAGATCTTGTCAAGGAGAGAATGCGACGACGTACAAAATTTAGCAATTTCGAATCTTTTAGTTTGCAATGA